In Oncorhynchus gorbuscha isolate QuinsamMale2020 ecotype Even-year linkage group LG02, OgorEven_v1.0, whole genome shotgun sequence, a single genomic region encodes these proteins:
- the LOC124015295 gene encoding putative protein FAM47C — protein sequence MVDPASYPVEVDLVHNLTSATSRPQPPSTTSVHNLRPQPPSTTSVHNLRPQPPSITSRPQPHVHNLRPQPPSTTSVHNLRPQPHVHNLCPQPPSTTSRPQPPSTTSRPQPPSTTLRCLWRPARPCPQTTRMILTTTASSKMGQGQQQQQQTLVPCCIRSLNTLLQRSYRLKHYIQGPPGWRSG from the exons ATGGTGGATCCAGCCAGTTACCCAGTGGAG GTGGATCTGGTCCACAACCTCACGTCCGCAACCTCACGTCCGCAACCTCCGTCCACAACCTCCGTCCACAACCTCCGTCCACAACCTCCGTCCACAACCTCCGTCCACAACCTCCGTCCACAACCTCCGTCCATAACCTCACGTCCACAACCTCACGTCCACAACCTCCGTCCACAACCTCCGTCCACAACCTCCGTCCACAACCTCCGTCCACAACCTCACGTCCACAACCTCTGTCCACAACCTCCGTCCACAACCTCACGTCCACAACCTCCGTCCACAACCTCACGTCCACAACCTCCGTCCACAACACTGAGATGTTTGTGGAGACCTGCAAGACCATGTCCTCAGACAACCCGAATGATCCTGACCACTACAGCATCATCCAAAATGGGTcagggacaacaacaacaacaacaaactttGGTTCCTTGTTGTATACGTTCATTAAATACTTTACTGCAGCGCTCCTACCGGTTAAAACACTATATacaggggcctcccgggtggcgcagtggttaa